A genomic region of Catalinimonas niigatensis contains the following coding sequences:
- a CDS encoding tetratricopeptide repeat protein, protein MLRLNLFFLLLLCCSLSLQAQSKVDSLQRLLHTIEEDSGKFKVLGDISWEYILKNQLDSATLYADSIQLLAERLHSEERIAYAHFYYGVVARHRGSFSSALDHLQQFVDYYEGTGDSIRVAYGLFQIGVVNSALGDYEKSLTRYYRILHIHEKENNPFKIGYTLNGIGVLYKNMKKYEDAIKTYERALAIYDSLDAKEDQANVLGNLANVHVELHQFDKAKHYFSQALAIDESLGAQRWIAYDLENIGNMYNHMEKYDSALLYQLKALAIREDFTSKSEYAHTLQQLAYTYYLLKNYPLARQQLLKALELGKEIKAKPLLRDIYVTFAKIYDEENNYKEAFAYHQLYTTMKDSILNEESAKQLNELQTKYETAEKDKQIILLANEKELQLKETERQAGLKKASMAGLLLLSILTGLLVYIFRQRLRHQKLLAAKNEEVREANFKREMSELEIKALRAQINPHFLFNCMNSINRMILQGETDSASLYLTKFSKLVRLILENTEATRVSLENELAMLESYIQLEALRFKGKIHYKIQVDESLEPENTFLPSMVLQPFVENAIWHGLMHKDDPGTITIAIREEDDRLLCTIEDDGVGREKAQVLQEKSVYKQKSMGIQLTEERLRLLSKERLEQLIRITDLKDSLNQVLGTRVDILVPMA, encoded by the coding sequence ATGCTCCGCCTCAATTTATTCTTCTTGCTACTACTTTGCTGTAGCCTTTCCCTGCAGGCTCAGTCAAAAGTAGACAGCTTACAGAGGCTTCTTCACACTATTGAAGAAGATTCCGGAAAATTTAAAGTATTGGGAGATATCAGTTGGGAATACATACTTAAAAATCAACTGGATTCAGCCACTCTGTATGCTGATAGTATTCAACTACTGGCAGAAAGGCTTCATAGTGAAGAAAGAATAGCTTATGCCCATTTTTATTATGGTGTAGTTGCCAGGCACCGGGGCAGTTTCTCTTCTGCCCTGGATCATCTTCAACAGTTTGTAGATTACTATGAAGGAACAGGTGATTCCATCCGTGTAGCCTATGGACTGTTTCAGATAGGAGTAGTAAATTCTGCGCTGGGAGATTATGAAAAAAGCCTGACTCGCTATTATCGCATCCTGCATATCCATGAAAAAGAAAACAACCCATTCAAGATAGGATATACGCTAAATGGGATTGGAGTACTTTACAAAAACATGAAGAAGTACGAAGATGCCATCAAAACTTACGAAAGAGCACTTGCTATTTACGACAGCCTGGACGCGAAAGAAGATCAGGCCAACGTGTTGGGTAATCTGGCCAATGTGCATGTTGAACTGCATCAGTTTGATAAAGCCAAACATTATTTTAGTCAGGCATTGGCCATAGACGAAAGCTTGGGGGCTCAAAGATGGATCGCCTATGACCTGGAGAACATCGGGAACATGTACAACCACATGGAGAAGTACGACAGCGCATTGCTGTATCAGCTGAAAGCTTTGGCGATAAGAGAAGATTTCACAAGCAAAAGTGAATACGCACATACACTGCAACAGCTAGCCTATACTTATTATCTACTTAAAAATTATCCTCTGGCCAGGCAGCAACTTCTTAAAGCTTTGGAACTAGGCAAAGAGATCAAGGCAAAGCCACTGCTTCGCGACATCTATGTCACATTTGCCAAAATTTATGATGAAGAAAATAACTACAAGGAAGCCTTTGCCTATCATCAGTTATATACTACAATGAAGGACAGCATCCTCAATGAAGAGTCTGCAAAACAGCTTAACGAACTACAAACCAAATACGAAACCGCTGAGAAGGACAAGCAGATTATCCTGCTGGCTAATGAGAAGGAGCTTCAACTGAAAGAAACCGAAAGGCAGGCCGGTCTGAAGAAAGCCTCCATGGCTGGTTTGCTTTTACTAAGCATATTGACAGGCTTGCTGGTCTATATTTTCCGGCAACGCCTTCGCCACCAGAAGCTGTTGGCAGCCAAAAACGAAGAAGTAAGAGAGGCTAACTTCAAAAGGGAAATGAGCGAACTGGAAATCAAAGCCCTGAGGGCACAGATCAACCCGCACTTTCTCTTCAACTGCATGAACTCCATCAACCGTATGATATTGCAGGGCGAAACGGATAGCGCCTCTCTTTACCTCACCAAGTTCTCCAAACTGGTGCGTCTTATTCTGGAAAATACTGAAGCCACCCGGGTATCGCTGGAAAATGAACTGGCCATGCTGGAGTCTTATATCCAGTTGGAAGCCCTGCGTTTCAAAGGAAAGATCCATTACAAAATTCAGGTAGACGAATCTCTTGAGCCGGAAAACACTTTCCTTCCTTCCATGGTCTTGCAGCCTTTTGTAGAGAATGCCATCTGGCATGGGCTGATGCATAAAGATGATCCCGGCACCATCACCATTGCCATCAGAGAAGAAGATGATCGTCTGCTGTGCACCATTGAAGATGATGGCGTGGGCAGAGAGAAGGCTCAGGTGTTGCAGGAAAAGTCGGTGTACAAACAGAAGTCTATGGGCATTCAGCTCACCGAAGAACGGCTGCGTCTGCTCAGCAAAGAACGGCTGGAACAGCTAATCCGCATCACCGACCTCAAAGACTCTTTGAATCAGGTGTTGGGCACCCGGGTAGATATTCTGGTTCCTATGGCCTGA
- a CDS encoding LytR/AlgR family response regulator transcription factor: protein MIRALIIDDETDAREVLRMAIEKYCPEVSLMGVYESPEQGLKAIQEQQPDLVFLDVQMPQMSGFDLLQQASPLSFEVIFVTAHDQYAIKAIRFSALDYLLKPVDVDDLMHAVSKVQERLQQKNSAPQYQSVLNNIQYRARKIDRLAVPTLEGIEFFETDDIIYCQADGNYTRLFLTHHPGRLISKNLKDFEHLLAASGFCRVHHSSLINMKHIQKYVKGEGGYVILTDNHHVDISRRKKEEFLSLLNKL, encoded by the coding sequence ATGATACGAGCACTCATAATTGATGACGAAACTGACGCCCGGGAAGTACTCCGGATGGCGATAGAAAAGTATTGCCCGGAGGTTTCCCTTATGGGCGTCTACGAAAGTCCGGAACAGGGCCTGAAAGCCATACAGGAGCAGCAACCCGATCTGGTATTTCTGGATGTGCAGATGCCCCAGATGTCGGGCTTTGATCTGCTGCAACAGGCATCTCCCCTTAGCTTTGAAGTGATTTTTGTCACTGCCCATGATCAGTATGCTATTAAGGCGATCCGCTTCTCTGCCCTGGACTACCTGCTCAAGCCGGTTGATGTAGATGACCTGATGCACGCAGTGAGCAAAGTACAGGAGCGTTTGCAGCAAAAAAACAGCGCCCCTCAGTATCAGTCGGTGCTCAACAACATACAGTACCGGGCCAGAAAGATAGACCGATTGGCCGTACCAACGCTGGAAGGCATAGAGTTTTTTGAAACCGACGATATTATTTATTGTCAGGCGGATGGCAACTACACCCGCTTGTTCTTAACTCATCACCCAGGCAGGCTCATTTCCAAAAACCTGAAAGACTTTGAACACCTGTTGGCAGCCTCCGGTTTTTGTCGGGTGCATCATTCCTCCCTCATCAACATGAAGCATATCCAGAAATACGTAAAAGGGGAAGGGGGTTATGTGATCCTTACTGATAATCATCACGTAGATATCTCCCGTCGCAAGAAGGAAGAGTTTTTAAGCCTGCTGAATAAGCTTTAG
- a CDS encoding aminotransferase class V-fold PLP-dependent enzyme, translated as MMSITNPPPFVTTLDIRSIRDAFPVLKQQVNGHPLVYFDNAATTQKPQQVIHALNAYYQEYNANIHRGVHALADKATMAYEKTREMVQTFIHAQHVEEIIFVRGVTEAINLVAASYGRTLIEEGDEILISAMEHHANIVPWQWICQERKAKLNVIPISDEGEIDMEAYHQLLSSRTKLVAVNHASNTLGTINPIKEIIRDAHHAGAVVLIDGAQSAAHIPVDVQDLDCDFYCLSAHKMYGPTGVGVLYGKKELLERMPPYQGGGEMIREVSFEHTTYNELPYKFEAGTPNIADVIAFQHAMKFILEVGLDNIAVHEQALLAYATEKTENLSFIRLIGTAREKVGVLSFVIEGIHPFDIGQMLDARGIAVRTGHHCTQPLMARLGLDGTVRASFALYNTFEEIDQLVEGLNKIIRFLK; from the coding sequence ATGATGAGTATCACAAATCCACCACCTTTTGTAACCACCCTGGACATACGCTCCATTAGAGACGCTTTTCCTGTGCTTAAGCAGCAGGTGAATGGGCATCCGCTGGTATATTTTGACAATGCGGCCACTACCCAGAAGCCGCAGCAAGTCATACATGCCCTAAATGCCTACTACCAGGAATACAATGCCAACATCCACCGGGGCGTGCATGCCCTGGCGGATAAGGCAACTATGGCTTATGAAAAAACACGGGAGATGGTCCAGACTTTTATCCATGCGCAGCATGTAGAAGAGATCATTTTTGTACGCGGAGTTACAGAAGCGATCAACCTGGTGGCGGCTTCCTATGGACGTACCTTGATAGAGGAAGGGGATGAAATCCTCATTTCTGCTATGGAACATCACGCCAATATCGTTCCCTGGCAATGGATATGTCAGGAGAGAAAAGCCAAACTGAACGTGATCCCCATCAGTGATGAAGGAGAAATAGACATGGAAGCTTATCATCAACTACTATCATCCAGAACCAAACTTGTCGCGGTAAACCATGCTTCCAATACTTTGGGTACGATCAATCCCATCAAAGAGATCATCCGTGATGCCCACCATGCCGGAGCAGTGGTATTGATTGACGGCGCGCAGTCGGCAGCCCATATCCCTGTGGATGTGCAGGATTTAGACTGTGATTTTTATTGCCTCTCTGCACACAAGATGTACGGACCTACCGGAGTAGGCGTACTTTATGGGAAGAAAGAATTGCTTGAGCGTATGCCTCCTTATCAGGGAGGAGGCGAGATGATCCGGGAAGTAAGTTTTGAGCATACCACCTACAACGAACTGCCCTACAAATTTGAGGCAGGTACACCGAATATCGCCGACGTTATTGCTTTTCAGCATGCTATGAAATTTATACTTGAAGTAGGTCTGGACAATATCGCAGTTCATGAACAGGCTTTGTTAGCCTATGCTACAGAAAAAACAGAGAACTTGTCCTTTATTCGTTTGATCGGAACAGCCAGAGAAAAAGTAGGGGTGCTTTCATTTGTCATAGAAGGTATTCATCCTTTTGACATCGGGCAGATGCTGGATGCACGGGGCATTGCGGTTCGCACCGGCCACCATTGTACACAACCGCTAATGGCCAGGTTAGGTCTGGACGGAACTGTCAGAGCTTCTTTCGCTCTTTATAATACGTTTGAAGAAATTGATCAACTGGTAGAAGGTCTGAATAAGATCATCCGCTTTTTGAAATAG
- a CDS encoding LOG family protein: MHYQEVESIAAFKKLLRKTSVLKKCAFQNLDFSQVQDLLHHTNFVDCIFLGCTIPDTVLKYLPESNLIFPHLNVPFNPYINKLYTREILYSDYVIGRPDSYEDTFDKKVYAHYLLQGKEAYDIGETLARRLHDHSVTDALHDFLERVEEKKIIAIMGGHHLARTSNDYRMVARLSKQLTEMGFLMVSGGGPGAMEATHLGAWLAGRSIGTVDAAISILSKAPYYEDNLWLDTAFEVLRTYPRSQYESIGIPTWHYGHEPATPFASRIAKYFANSVREDGLLTIAKGGVIFSPGSAGTIQEIFQDATQNHYLSFGYASPMVFLNQEYWEHERPIYPLLKKMADEGKYQNMLLSICATEKEVIQILQQFSAQ; this comes from the coding sequence ATGCATTATCAGGAAGTAGAATCCATCGCAGCTTTTAAAAAGCTGCTGCGTAAAACTTCAGTGCTTAAGAAATGTGCTTTTCAGAACCTTGATTTCAGTCAGGTGCAGGACCTGCTGCATCATACCAATTTTGTTGACTGTATTTTCTTAGGCTGTACTATTCCTGATACCGTACTCAAATATTTACCCGAAAGCAATCTGATCTTCCCTCATCTCAATGTGCCTTTCAATCCCTACATCAATAAACTGTACACCCGGGAGATACTGTACTCAGATTATGTAATTGGAAGGCCTGATTCTTATGAAGATACTTTTGACAAAAAAGTGTACGCCCATTATCTCTTGCAGGGTAAAGAAGCTTATGACATAGGCGAAACCTTAGCCCGCAGGTTGCACGATCACTCAGTGACGGATGCCCTGCATGACTTCCTGGAAAGGGTGGAAGAAAAAAAGATCATCGCCATCATGGGTGGGCATCACCTGGCCAGAACCAGCAACGACTATCGTATGGTGGCGCGATTGAGCAAGCAATTGACCGAGATGGGCTTTCTGATGGTATCCGGTGGTGGACCGGGAGCCATGGAAGCTACGCATCTGGGTGCCTGGCTGGCCGGTAGGTCTATAGGTACAGTAGATGCCGCTATTAGCATCCTTTCCAAAGCCCCTTACTATGAGGACAACCTCTGGCTGGATACTGCCTTTGAAGTGCTGCGTACCTACCCGCGCTCCCAATACGAAAGTATAGGCATTCCGACCTGGCATTATGGTCATGAACCGGCTACGCCCTTTGCGAGCCGGATTGCCAAATACTTTGCCAACAGTGTACGGGAAGATGGCTTACTCACCATCGCTAAAGGAGGCGTCATCTTTTCACCGGGAAGTGCAGGCACGATACAGGAAATCTTTCAGGATGCGACCCAAAACCACTACCTCAGCTTTGGCTATGCCAGTCCTATGGTGTTTCTTAACCAGGAGTATTGGGAACATGAACGACCCATTTATCCGCTACTGAAAAAAATGGCTGATGAAGGTAAATACCAAAATATGTTGCTGTCCATTTGCGCTACAGAAAAAGAAGTCATTCAGATACTACAACAATTTAGTGCGCAGTAG
- the nudK gene encoding GDP-mannose pyrophosphatase NudK produces the protein MNERVKIKKTEVLSDNWYTLRKVTFDYQSKDGSWQTQSREAYDRGNGATILLYNKSTGTVILTRQFRMPTYVNANPTGMMIEACAGLLDQDNPEECVRRETEEETGYQLSEVRKIFEAYMSPGSVTEILHFFVAEYAKNMKVNEGGGVEEEEDIEVLELPFEKALQMIEGGEIKDAKTIMLLQYAKIHQLL, from the coding sequence ATGAATGAAAGAGTAAAAATTAAAAAGACGGAAGTACTTTCCGACAATTGGTACACACTCAGAAAAGTTACCTTCGACTATCAAAGTAAAGACGGAAGCTGGCAGACCCAAAGCCGGGAAGCTTATGACAGAGGCAATGGTGCCACCATCTTGTTGTACAACAAAAGCACTGGCACAGTCATCCTGACCAGGCAGTTCAGAATGCCTACCTACGTGAATGCCAATCCTACAGGCATGATGATTGAAGCCTGTGCCGGGCTACTGGATCAGGACAATCCCGAAGAATGTGTCAGGCGGGAGACAGAAGAAGAAACCGGTTACCAACTTAGCGAAGTTCGCAAAATCTTTGAAGCCTATATGTCGCCCGGTTCTGTCACTGAAATTCTTCACTTCTTTGTAGCAGAATACGCCAAAAATATGAAAGTAAATGAAGGAGGCGGCGTAGAAGAAGAAGAGGATATAGAAGTACTGGAGCTGCCTTTTGAAAAAGCTTTGCAGATGATAGAAGGAGGCGAAATTAAAGATGCCAAAACCATCATGCTTTTGCAATACGCCAAAATCCATCAGTTACTATAG
- a CDS encoding plastocyanin/azurin family copper-binding protein — protein sequence MRIHQLPLILFLLLLGGVLALSSFIFQQAPEKAVREIVIKAISGLQYDTVRFQVSPGETIKITLVNTDEMAHNMVITAPDRREEIVDLALAMGAAGQDQHFVPKSDWVLAYAPVLKPEESYSFTFTAPQQEDVYPYVCTYPGHGSVMYGAIYVTNQKMPPLAQDEKTAQGRQHPYPDTYPKVYRTFLPDTGPASMAIGMTDSLSYCWDAGACRFRYLWKGGFVDMQKAWGGKGKERAEIVGEVFYREQSEAPFRIGSKDHQPVPSFMGYRMQDGLPTFTYRLDKVEVSERITPTLEKPGNKRLMQFKDLKEPIWFVRPTDQRVDVYVNKGKWEGNYLRLSPEEAKAFTITITEKKPEI from the coding sequence ATGCGAATACACCAGCTTCCTCTGATATTGTTCCTCCTCCTGCTGGGAGGTGTCCTTGCTCTTTCTTCTTTTATCTTTCAACAAGCACCTGAAAAAGCTGTAAGGGAGATCGTCATTAAAGCCATCTCCGGTTTGCAGTATGATACAGTGCGCTTTCAGGTTTCTCCCGGTGAAACCATCAAGATCACACTCGTCAATACCGATGAGATGGCCCACAATATGGTCATTACTGCGCCGGACAGGCGGGAAGAAATTGTGGACCTGGCGCTGGCAATGGGCGCTGCCGGACAAGATCAGCATTTTGTACCCAAATCTGATTGGGTGCTGGCATATGCTCCCGTACTTAAGCCGGAAGAAAGCTACAGTTTTACCTTTACCGCGCCTCAGCAGGAAGATGTGTATCCTTATGTCTGTACTTATCCTGGTCATGGAAGTGTGATGTACGGAGCCATCTATGTGACGAACCAGAAGATGCCACCGCTGGCTCAGGATGAAAAAACAGCGCAGGGACGCCAGCATCCTTATCCCGACACTTATCCTAAGGTGTACCGTACCTTCCTGCCTGACACTGGTCCGGCCAGCATGGCTATTGGCATGACCGATAGCCTGAGCTATTGCTGGGATGCCGGGGCCTGTCGCTTCCGTTATCTCTGGAAAGGTGGTTTTGTAGATATGCAAAAAGCCTGGGGAGGCAAAGGCAAGGAGAGAGCCGAGATTGTGGGGGAGGTTTTTTATCGCGAACAAAGCGAAGCCCCCTTCCGCATAGGCAGCAAGGATCACCAGCCTGTGCCCAGCTTTATGGGCTATCGGATGCAGGATGGCCTGCCTACCTTTACCTACCGGTTGGATAAGGTGGAAGTTAGTGAAAGAATCACACCTACCCTGGAAAAGCCGGGTAACAAACGGCTGATGCAGTTCAAAGACCTCAAAGAACCAATCTGGTTTGTAAGGCCCACCGATCAGAGGGTGGATGTGTATGTAAATAAAGGAAAATGGGAAGGAAACTATCTCAGACTCAGCCCTGAAGAAGCCAAAGCGTTTACCATCACCATCACTGAAAAGAAACCGGAGATCTGA
- a CDS encoding DUF7133 domain-containing protein produces the protein MKLSHILLCLCLITLLSCQKEEERLDDFYTVEDIPLPEGLLPEVGGMDFMPDGKLAVAFHRGEVMLYDPDSATWQLFARGLHDPLGVLAVNAQEMLVMQRPELTHLKDTDGDGEADEYMTVTDDFGMSGNYHEFAYGPIPDGKGNYILGFNAASNNAGVWDETRGAYNPLGNPGQGMYSPVPYRGWLMLLTKEDKLEPFASGFRSPDGIAFAPNGELFVTDNQGDWLGTSTLYHVEQNRHYGHIASLVWRKGWEQDLNTVPVATFDSMRTKAAVLFPHNIMADSPTQPLFIPDSIDFGPFGGQLLVSEMDYPRIMRVMLEEVQGEMQGACISFMDSTGLTVGNHRMAFGPDGSLWVGKTAYAWVGDQGIQRIRYNGGTPMDVLHMNVTPKGFDLTFTRPLNVEQASDKNNYHFNRYYYAYHAEYGSPRMDEQPVEIRHLTISDDRTKVSLELEEMVAGYVYDLQIDSLKSQKGVALKNRRMFYTVNRLP, from the coding sequence ATGAAACTAAGCCATATTCTGCTCTGCCTCTGTCTTATTACGCTTTTATCTTGCCAGAAAGAGGAAGAAAGACTTGATGATTTCTATACGGTAGAAGATATTCCGCTGCCCGAAGGGCTGCTGCCTGAAGTAGGAGGGATGGACTTTATGCCTGATGGTAAGCTGGCTGTGGCTTTCCACCGCGGAGAAGTGATGCTTTACGATCCTGACTCAGCTACATGGCAACTGTTTGCCCGTGGCTTGCATGATCCTCTGGGCGTACTGGCTGTAAATGCGCAAGAGATGCTGGTGATGCAGCGACCGGAACTGACGCACCTCAAAGACACTGATGGCGATGGAGAAGCCGACGAATACATGACCGTAACGGATGACTTTGGCATGTCCGGCAACTACCATGAGTTTGCCTACGGACCTATTCCCGATGGAAAAGGGAATTATATCCTCGGGTTCAACGCTGCTTCCAACAATGCAGGAGTGTGGGACGAAACCAGGGGCGCATACAATCCGCTGGGAAACCCCGGGCAGGGTATGTATTCTCCCGTACCTTATCGGGGCTGGCTGATGCTGCTTACTAAAGAGGATAAACTGGAGCCTTTCGCCTCCGGTTTTCGCTCCCCGGATGGTATCGCCTTTGCTCCCAACGGAGAACTCTTCGTCACCGACAATCAGGGCGACTGGCTGGGCACCAGCACACTCTATCATGTAGAGCAGAACAGGCATTACGGGCATATCGCCAGCCTGGTGTGGAGAAAAGGCTGGGAGCAGGACCTGAATACAGTGCCAGTAGCTACCTTTGACAGCATGCGTACCAAAGCCGCAGTGCTTTTTCCCCATAACATCATGGCAGATTCTCCTACCCAGCCCTTGTTCATTCCCGATAGCATAGACTTTGGACCCTTTGGAGGGCAGCTGCTGGTGAGTGAGATGGATTATCCCCGCATCATGCGGGTAATGCTGGAAGAGGTGCAGGGAGAAATGCAAGGGGCCTGCATCAGTTTTATGGATTCCACTGGCCTCACCGTAGGCAACCACAGGATGGCGTTTGGTCCTGATGGTAGTTTGTGGGTGGGCAAGACTGCTTATGCCTGGGTAGGCGATCAGGGCATACAGCGCATCCGCTACAACGGAGGCACACCTATGGACGTATTGCACATGAACGTCACCCCCAAAGGTTTTGACCTGACCTTTACCCGACCGCTCAATGTGGAGCAGGCTTCTGACAAGAACAACTATCACTTCAACCGCTACTATTATGCCTACCATGCCGAATACGGCTCGCCGCGCATGGATGAGCAGCCGGTGGAGATCAGACATCTGACGATATCCGATGATAGAACGAAAGTATCGCTGGAACTGGAAGAGATGGTAGCCGGCTATGTCTATGATCTGCAAATAGACAGCCTCAAATCACAAAAAGGTGTAGCGTTAAAGAACAGGCGCATGTTCTACACTGTGAATCGTTTGCCTTAA
- a CDS encoding NAD-dependent epimerase/dehydratase family protein: MAKQTRAKLKVIITGATGMVGEGVLIECLQHEAVKAVLLINRRSCGLTHPKLKEIIHSDFFDLSSIEQQLKGYNACFFCLGVSSVGMKEKEYYRLTYELTMHAATMLSRLNPEMTFCYVSGAGTDSSEQGRIMWARVKGKTENELTQLPFKGAYNFRPGFLEPTQGMKNIKYYKYISWLIPLLRNLTPKYICSLRELGLAMIHAATQGYEKQVLEVPDIIALAKR; encoded by the coding sequence ATGGCAAAGCAAACAAGGGCTAAGCTCAAAGTAATCATTACCGGTGCCACAGGCATGGTGGGTGAAGGGGTGCTGATAGAATGTCTGCAACATGAGGCGGTGAAAGCAGTGCTGCTCATCAACCGAAGAAGCTGCGGGCTGACGCATCCCAAGCTGAAAGAGATCATCCACAGCGATTTTTTTGATTTGTCTTCTATTGAACAACAGCTTAAAGGCTACAACGCCTGCTTTTTCTGTCTGGGCGTATCTTCAGTGGGCATGAAAGAAAAGGAATATTATCGGCTGACTTATGAGCTTACGATGCATGCTGCAACTATGCTGTCACGCCTCAATCCGGAGATGACATTTTGCTATGTATCAGGGGCAGGTACCGACAGTTCGGAGCAGGGCAGGATCATGTGGGCCAGGGTTAAGGGGAAAACGGAAAATGAGCTGACCCAACTTCCTTTCAAAGGGGCTTATAACTTTCGTCCCGGCTTTCTGGAACCTACTCAGGGCATGAAAAACATCAAATACTACAAATACATCAGTTGGCTCATACCCCTGCTTAGGAACCTCACGCCCAAATACATCTGCTCGCTCAGGGAACTGGGCCTCGCCATGATCCATGCGGCTACGCAGGGCTATGAAAAACAGGTTCTTGAAGTGCCTGACATCATTGCTTTGGCGAAGCGGTAG
- the arsA gene encoding arsenical pump-driving ATPase, with amino-acid sequence MTETKTKYLFFTGKGGVGKTSLACATAVKMVDAGKVVLLVSTDPASNLKDVLESPVDENINSIKGIDKLFAVNINPENSAEEYRNRVTQPLEGIATKEEIKKIREDLSGACTTEIASFDEFSRFVSGETEGTKFDVIIFDTAPTGHTLRLLELPAAWSSFTEENPDGASCLGPTSALKSGKERYNNVVYRLRDSSLSSFYIVARADKASLKEASRTSYELRDLGMNNQLLYINGVFKAIDKGDQLANKIEAMGSEQLNSIPENLKSLTLTTFPLLPYNVLGIDKLRSLFDSKSQKLISENMIAQTEISHLVLKGIEKLTDELCKNQQHGLIMTMGKGGVGKTIAASAIAVLLAKKGFEVLLTTTDPAAHIQDFIEQLGELPATLTVERIDPKVETQRYTAKILEHKGQGQSEEAKKLILEDLKSPCTEEVAVFHAFSKAISMAKRKFVVMDTAPTGHTLLLLDTAGSYHWDIMRNNVNAGRLRTPYMSLQDQELSKIILVSLPETTPMREAGSLQDDLKRAGITPYAWLINQSLSMLSGISDPLLKSRASAETKVIDTIKTTYSERTFGIPFIAEKRLLPALLDSHLNEIITSNENRIAKA; translated from the coding sequence ATGACCGAAACAAAAACAAAATATTTGTTCTTCACTGGCAAAGGTGGCGTGGGAAAAACCTCGCTTGCTTGTGCAACGGCTGTTAAAATGGTTGATGCGGGCAAAGTTGTGCTCCTTGTCAGTACCGACCCTGCATCTAACTTGAAAGATGTATTAGAGAGCCCTGTAGACGAAAATATAAATTCCATTAAAGGAATTGACAAACTCTTTGCGGTAAATATCAACCCCGAAAATTCAGCCGAAGAATATCGCAACCGAGTAACCCAACCCTTAGAAGGTATTGCTACAAAAGAAGAAATAAAGAAAATTAGGGAAGACCTTTCTGGTGCATGTACTACGGAAATTGCCTCTTTTGACGAATTTTCTCGTTTTGTATCTGGTGAAACCGAAGGCACAAAATTTGATGTGATTATCTTCGATACAGCACCGACTGGTCATACACTAAGGTTGCTCGAATTACCTGCCGCTTGGTCAAGTTTTACAGAAGAAAACCCTGATGGTGCTTCCTGTCTTGGACCAACGTCTGCATTAAAAAGTGGAAAAGAAAGATACAATAATGTAGTATATAGACTTAGAGATTCTTCTTTGAGTAGTTTTTATATTGTAGCAAGGGCAGACAAAGCCTCTTTAAAAGAAGCATCAAGAACCAGCTATGAATTGAGAGACCTTGGAATGAACAACCAACTATTGTATATCAATGGTGTATTCAAGGCGATTGACAAAGGAGACCAACTTGCTAACAAAATTGAAGCGATGGGCAGCGAGCAACTCAATTCTATACCTGAAAATTTGAAATCATTAACATTAACGACATTTCCCCTTTTGCCCTACAACGTTTTGGGAATCGACAAACTTCGTTCACTATTTGATTCCAAATCCCAAAAATTGATTTCAGAAAATATGATTGCTCAAACTGAGATATCACATCTGGTATTAAAGGGAATCGAAAAGTTAACTGACGAACTTTGTAAAAATCAGCAGCACGGACTTATAATGACAATGGGGAAAGGGGGTGTAGGAAAAACTATTGCCGCTTCCGCTATTGCAGTTTTACTCGCCAAAAAAGGCTTTGAAGTTCTTTTAACCACTACCGACCCTGCTGCACACATACAGGATTTCATCGAGCAATTAGGCGAACTTCCTGCAACCTTGACAGTAGAACGCATTGACCCAAAAGTGGAAACACAGAGGTATACAGCAAAGATATTGGAGCATAAAGGGCAAGGGCAGTCCGAAGAAGCAAAAAAGTTGATACTGGAAGATTTAAAGTCGCCCTGCACAGAAGAAGTTGCCGTTTTTCACGCCTTTTCAAAAGCTATAAGTATGGCAAAAAGAAAATTTGTGGTAATGGATACTGCTCCAACGGGACATACTTTATTGTTATTGGATACAGCTGGAAGCTATCATTGGGATATTATGAGAAATAATGTAAATGCGGGTCGACTTCGCACACCCTATATGTCTTTGCAAGACCAGGAATTGTCAAAAATAATTTTGGTTTCCTTACCAGAAACAACCCCAATGCGTGAAGCTGGCTCTTTACAGGATGATTTAAAAAGAGCAGGCATTACACCTTATGCTTGGTTAATAAACCAAAGTCTTTCAATGCTATCAGGTATATCAGACCCTTTACTTAAAAGTCGGGCTAGTGCAGAAACAAAAGTTATTGATACAATTAAAACTACCTATTCGGAAAGAACATTTGGCATTCCGTTCATTGCAGAAAAAAGACTACTCCCTGCACTTTTAGACAGCCATCTAAACGAAATAATAACTTCAAATGAGAATAGAATAGCGAAGGCATAA